The Anaerolineae bacterium genome contains a region encoding:
- the typA gene encoding translational GTPase TypA has protein sequence MSSIVRNEKIRNIAIISHVDHGKTTLVDGMLKESGLFRTGQEVDERIMDRMDLERERGITIAAKNCSVVWKGVKINIIDTPGHADFGGEVERALSMTDGALLLVDASEGPLPQTRFVLKKALSAGLTIIVVINKIDRNDARPNEVLDEIYDLFIDLDATENQLEFPLLYAIGRDRIVKESLDDKGENLGLLFDIILKNIPAPYYNSGEPFQMLVSDLDYSDYLGRLAIGRISNGQVKFNDNLVCINENNEHVPLKISKLKVYNGLDLKEVEKVEAGDIVILSGIENVKIGDTVCTKEESKALKRIKVDDPTISMRFTINNSPFTGKEGKFVQSSKIYERLVKETLRNVAIRVEETDDRESFLVKGRGEFQMAILIETMRREGFELCVGRPEVIYKYENSKKLEPIEQLLIDCDENFIGIVTEKLSIRKGKLTNLVNDGKGRTRMEFNTPSRALIGYRDEFLTDTRGTGIMNSIFAGYDEYRGDFKSRVTGSIVADREGKAVAYALFNLEPRGRIFIVPGNPVYEGMVIGEHNRENDINVNACKEKKLSNMRASGKDEHIILSPVRPLTLESAINFIGSDEMVEVTPKSIRIRKNFLSAHQRHAIRGL, from the coding sequence ATGAGTAGTATTGTAAGAAATGAAAAAATCAGGAATATCGCCATCATATCTCATGTTGATCATGGTAAGACCACGCTTGTTGATGGCATGTTAAAAGAAAGCGGATTGTTCAGGACCGGGCAGGAAGTAGATGAAAGGATAATGGACAGAATGGATCTGGAGCGCGAAAGAGGGATCACTATTGCCGCCAAGAACTGTTCCGTGGTCTGGAAAGGGGTAAAGATAAATATCATAGATACTCCCGGCCATGCCGATTTTGGCGGTGAGGTGGAAAGGGCGCTTTCCATGACGGATGGCGCGCTCCTTTTGGTGGATGCTTCGGAAGGCCCCCTGCCCCAAACCCGTTTTGTATTAAAAAAGGCCCTCAGCGCCGGACTTACAATTATAGTGGTAATAAACAAGATCGATCGAAATGACGCCCGTCCCAATGAGGTTCTGGACGAAATATATGATCTCTTTATAGACCTTGATGCCACGGAAAACCAGCTTGAATTCCCTTTGCTCTATGCCATAGGACGAGACAGAATTGTCAAAGAGTCATTAGATGATAAGGGTGAAAATCTTGGCCTCCTTTTTGATATAATATTGAAGAATATCCCTGCTCCTTATTATAATTCCGGAGAACCTTTTCAGATGCTGGTATCTGACCTTGATTATTCGGACTATCTGGGAAGACTTGCCATAGGCAGAATATCTAACGGCCAGGTAAAATTCAACGACAATCTTGTCTGCATTAATGAAAACAACGAGCATGTCCCACTTAAAATCTCAAAACTTAAAGTATATAACGGCCTGGATCTTAAAGAGGTTGAAAAAGTTGAAGCTGGTGATATTGTTATACTTTCAGGAATAGAAAATGTCAAAATCGGAGATACTGTCTGTACAAAGGAAGAATCAAAGGCCCTGAAAAGGATAAAGGTCGATGACCCTACCATATCAATGAGATTTACCATAAACAATTCCCCCTTTACCGGAAAGGAAGGGAAATTTGTCCAATCGAGCAAGATATACGAACGCCTTGTAAAGGAGACCTTAAGGAATGTGGCCATAAGGGTTGAAGAAACAGATGACAGGGAGAGCTTTCTTGTCAAGGGAAGAGGCGAATTCCAGATGGCTATCCTGATCGAAACCATGAGAAGAGAAGGGTTTGAACTTTGTGTAGGCCGTCCCGAAGTAATCTATAAATACGAAAACAGCAAGAAACTTGAACCCATAGAACAGCTCCTTATTGATTGTGATGAAAATTTTATCGGTATTGTTACGGAAAAACTTTCCATAAGAAAAGGGAAGCTGACCAATCTTGTCAATGATGGAAAAGGAAGGACCAGGATGGAATTCAATACCCCTTCCAGGGCGCTTATAGGTTACAGGGATGAATTTTTGACAGATACCAGGGGCACCGGGATCATGAATTCCATCTTTGCCGGTTATGATGAATACAGGGGCGATTTCAAATCAAGGGTTACCGGTTCCATAGTCGCAGACAGAGAAGGAAAGGCGGTGGCCTATGCCCTTTTTAACCTTGAACCAAGGGGGCGGATATTTATTGTCCCTGGAAATCCTGTTTACGAAGGCATGGTGATAGGAGAACACAACAGGGAAAATGATATTAATGTTAACGCCTGCAAGGAGAAAAAGCTTTCTAACATG
- a CDS encoding cobyrinate a,c-diamide synthase yields the protein MRRVCELKYMDIPRIIIAALRGGAGKTILSIGIIAAWTNLGKRVAPFKKGPDYIDAGWLALAADRPCYNLDTFMIKEEQVLNSFLSHSINRDIAVIEGNRGLYDGLDVEGSTSTAELAKLLKAPVILCIDCTKTTRTMAAVVSGCMQFDPDVKISGVILNRIAGPRHENIIRKSIEQHCGVPVLGAVPNLGKQNFPERHMGLVPMSEHGWAKDSIAAASQTASAYLDLTAIEKIADQAAKSSIIQHSATSNQSSVPRDIRQPAPRIGIVRDSAFQFYYPENIEALVSLGAEAVFISPFSDSIIPPVDAMYIGGGFPETHAKELAEKVAFKHQLKSLAEDGLPIYAECGGLMYLGKELVLDGKSYPMADVLPVVFGFSKKPQGHGYTIIKVERENPYFKVGAEIRGHEFHYSRVLKWMGTDNDLVFCMKRGAGFINKKDGVCYKNVLATYTHIHALGTPSWADALVQNAISYRNKSKTT from the coding sequence ATGAGGCGGGTCTGCGAATTAAAATATATGGATATCCCCAGGATTATTATTGCGGCTTTGCGGGGAGGAGCGGGAAAAACCATACTGTCGATCGGGATTATTGCCGCATGGACTAATCTTGGGAAAAGAGTGGCTCCTTTCAAAAAAGGTCCTGATTATATTGATGCCGGCTGGCTCGCACTGGCAGCGGACAGACCCTGCTATAATCTGGACACCTTCATGATAAAAGAAGAGCAAGTCCTTAATTCATTTCTTTCACATTCCATAAACAGAGATATCGCGGTTATAGAAGGCAACAGAGGGCTTTATGACGGCTTAGATGTTGAGGGGAGCACCAGCACTGCCGAGCTCGCGAAGCTGCTTAAAGCTCCTGTTATTTTGTGTATTGACTGCACAAAAACCACAAGAACTATGGCTGCGGTTGTCTCCGGCTGCATGCAGTTTGATCCTGATGTTAAGATAAGCGGAGTTATATTAAACCGTATTGCCGGGCCAAGACATGAAAATATAATTCGCAAAAGCATAGAACAGCACTGTGGTGTGCCTGTATTAGGCGCTGTACCGAACCTGGGCAAGCAGAATTTTCCGGAACGCCACATGGGTCTCGTGCCGATGTCTGAACACGGGTGGGCAAAAGATTCGATTGCCGCTGCTTCTCAAACAGCATCTGCCTATCTTGACCTGACCGCGATAGAGAAAATCGCGGATCAAGCCGCCAAATCATCCATCATTCAACATTCAGCAACAAGCAACCAGTCCAGCGTTCCGCGGGACATTCGGCAGCCGGCGCCAAGGATCGGCATAGTCAGGGATTCGGCATTCCAGTTCTACTATCCGGAAAATATTGAGGCTCTTGTTTCATTAGGCGCCGAGGCTGTATTTATCAGCCCTTTTTCCGACAGCATAATTCCGCCTGTAGATGCCATGTATATTGGAGGCGGATTCCCTGAAACCCATGCAAAAGAGCTGGCTGAAAAGGTTGCGTTCAAACACCAATTAAAATCATTGGCTGAAGATGGACTTCCCATATATGCTGAATGCGGTGGTTTGATGTATCTTGGAAAGGAGCTTGTTCTTGACGGAAAATCATATCCAATGGCAGATGTTTTACCGGTTGTTTTCGGATTTTCCAAAAAGCCTCAGGGGCATGGATATACAATTATAAAAGTGGAAAGGGAAAACCCTTATTTTAAAGTAGGCGCTGAAATCAGAGGACATGAATTTCATTATTCCCGGGTTTTAAAATGGATGGGGACTGACAATGACCTGGTTTTTTGCATGAAAAGGGGGGCAGGCTTTATTAATAAAAAAGACGGTGTTTGTTATAAAAATGTGCTGGCAACATATACGCATATACATGCGTTGGGCACACCTTCCTGGGCCGATGCCCTGGTTCAGAATGCTATTTCCTATAGAAACAAATCAAAAACAACTTGA